TCCGCCACTTGCTCTCCTGCGCGACCTTCCTCAGCAGCAGGTCCTCCCGCCCACGCTCGTCCTTGCCGAGCCGCTGGAACTCGGTGCAGTCGACGCCGTCGTGCCACGGCACCTTGAACTGGGCGCAGAACATGCGGGAGCAGTGGGGGCACTCCACGTCCCTTATCACCGCGTCCCCGTCCTGGTGGTTGTCGACCAGCAGCGTCGAGCAGTCGTTGAAGGGGCAGTAGAACTTGAGCCCCTCGAGCGCCATGTCGCAGAGCGCGGCGCCCCACCGCTGGAACAGCGGCGTTGGGATCACGTCCCGGCACGCCTCCGGCTGGAGCGTGCCGTCCTTGCAACCCGGGTCGGGGCACCTCCGCCTGGATCGCGCGCGTGGGGGtgcggggaggggaggggaattGGCTCGCGAGATTTGTTCGCGAGGGGGCGACTCGGACAGGAGGGGTGGTGGAAGGGAGGATCGCCGGCACTGGGGGCGATGAGGAGGTCggtggcggcgggggtgggggaggccggcggcggggttgggatggcagAGAGAGGGAGGTTTGGGTCGGGGACAGGGGGGtctgggaggaggtggcggcggcgaggagctgaGGGAGGAGGAGTGTGGgtgcgggttagggtttgggctgcggatgAATGGCTGGATGGACAGGTGGAGAGTTGGAcggatggatgggcgccatgtcatcgatccgtttGACAATTAAACCCATCAATGAGAATAGAGCACATATAATTGTGTTTTTGtctaaaaaaatatataattgtgtttttccttttgtttttcttctatttttacacatgaaaaaatcaaaaaatgatttCACATTATGCACAAGTTTGTATCTTAAAtgaaaaacaatgttgcctaagaaattTTTCATTTTCGTTGCATGAAATATTCATTTTCCATTTCTCGAGTGCCTAAAataagttttttttgtgaagggcctaccaaatatttgttgcaaaattggaccaaattaattttataaaatattagaccatatttaatgcacaattgatcaaatggttcagtttgaaaagtttttatccacctctcatgaaaaagacaatttTTCACCGATTTAGTggaaagcgggtcaaatttaaactgcaACTACCTCATAAtttgttctttatttttttcaaaaatcatttctaggtatataagtatctatttaataagagaaacaccaaaagtttgccaagattcaaccactagctaggaacggtcattcccgtcgttttgagcgcattttgaaacgggcataaaaagtaaaaaaaatcaaaaaattggaaaaccttcgcattgtgtcattatatgtggccaagttcttaggaaaaataacaaacttgtaatacgacaattattttaaaaaagtgttctcagaaacgagttatcacgtgtggagatcaatggctttcaagccaaatgatcaatcttatggccacattcatggcatagtttgttcaaataacctcatattgtgcacaagggtgcatattggaatggcaaacaatgttgcctaaggaactttttattttctttggacgaaaaaaccattttccatttttcgagtgcccaaaaggaggtttttttgtgaaggacctcccaaataa
The window above is part of the Triticum aestivum cultivar Chinese Spring chromosome 2A, IWGSC CS RefSeq v2.1, whole genome shotgun sequence genome. Proteins encoded here:
- the LOC123185206 gene encoding probable E3 ubiquitin-protein ligase RNF144A-B, which produces MALEGLKFYCPFNDCSTLLVDNHQDGDAVIRDVECPHCSRMFCAQFKVPWHDGVDCTEFQRLGKDERGREDLLLRKVAQESKWRRCAKCKMYVERVEGCVYIVCRCGHHFCYLCGSAMAKGNHRCSKCKRTW